The genomic segment TACCATAACATATGAATTAGTGTACCATTTGTGagtgttcttaaacatttttagcatttcttttttccaccaaaaatgttcagagatttcccaaaaatgttgaaaatgtggacatcagaagtttcactgtggaaatatgtattttttccacattttcaaactttaaaacaagttaattttgaccctcaggacgacatgagggttaaactgaAAATAGGTGGATGTGGCAACGAACCGGAGTAATGTGATgatgcaacccggtctcacggggattcgtgaaactgtcacgtaagttttagtttcggtttcgtgcgcaccaacacgatttcgtcatgtttttcgtgccgctcaccacgaaatgtttttcgctgtggtaatcacatctgaaagtggtttataccggcggattcatgacgatctaagctgtccatcggcgtatactgcttgtatgatcgcgtttgcggccgccggccgccggacattcttgaaattcctatgcaaattggtaagtgtaccaccggcttatggttagattatggttaggttatggttaggattatggttagggttatgtttagggacgatgtcatgaaaaatatagcgttggattcgccacggttttacattaacaatataatatacacattcttttgaaatacgttctgagtggcacgaaaagtccgccgtttaaaatacattggtgcgcatttcgtggtgagcggcacgaaaaacatgacgaaatcgtgttggtgcgcacgaaaccgaaactaaacttacgtgacagtttcacgaatcctcgtgagatcgggctggatgATGTCATCTActgttcagtttgtgtgttgtttcagtGTCCTGTCCTTCATGAGTCGTTCCTGTATGATGTGTAACGTGACGTCTACGACGGATTCAGTGAATAATGAAACTACGTCATGTGATGtggagggctggacccaaatatcccgaATATACGAATATtagttcgctacggcggtatccggatattaattttggtatccgaatattcgctccCATCCCCCGTCAGACGTTACCGGCGGAAcgaatatgcggcgttactgtcttccctctgccttcggcccacatcggctcatatcggctcatcccgtcctgtgatcacataaacatacacacatgtctatgtgatcactccttcctccccccagatgaaaataGGAACattcagagctcgtctcttccctttgtcttcggcccacttcggctcctccattcctgtttcttaccacctgaatgtccgggttgctgccgactctgacgtcacgcttcacttcgttgcataaacacaaataagatgctgaagacctccgctgtttgggaattcttcagtttaactgaagacaaaacggcAGAAAGGCAGTGTGCAACACAtgcgtccgggagaccagacaaaTGGATCCAAATATTGGGGCGGTCCACCCCGGACGTTACGGGTTTGTTATTATGCAAGACAGGTCAAAGTTTCAGTCATATAAATTCATTCCAAATCGTGGATATAAAATGAATCCATTTGTCCTAAATTAGGTCAAATTCATCCTTTGAATTTGTAAAGAGtatgtcattttttccattttaaatatttcctttaCTGTTCCCAACCAATCATCAAAAGTTGGTGGGGTTGAATTTAGccgttttcttttcattttcttgtaaCTGACTTCTTATTATGATGTCATTTACAGTGTTACGGTACGATGTTTTATTGATCCTTTGTGTGTTATtaagatgttaaaataaatgccgttacagaaaatgtgctcctgattgttttattttttcagatctCACACTGTTATATGAAGGCAGACAGTGGTTCTACACGCCTCATGAGGTGCCCTTTATTCCCACTGAGCCCCTGCCCCTCAACATGTCTGTGCACGCCCCTGGCTCTGTGTTTGAGTGTGGGTGGGGCGGTAACCAAGAAACAGGGGAGTGGACGGGTCCTGGAAAAGGACAAACGAACGTATTTGGCTTTATTGTGGAGAACTGGGAGAGAATAAGGAGGGGTTCATACTCTCAGCAAAGTAAGCCCAAATCAGCGCCTACACTTtagaaaacaaacccaaaaccCCACAACCTGCGACTGATGACATTTGGAAGCgactttacagaaaaacaagcccaaagtGGATTATAATAAGTGGACTGGACAACACTGGATGTCAGCAGCAGTAAACGGGTGACATCAGAGTGGtactttgacctttttttttactgataaaAGGCAAATATTTGCTGTGAAAAAGACCTTTGACTGTtataaatgctgcttttatgagtgatttaactgcagtttgtgCTGTTGTCTTGTTATTGAGCTACAAAggttcagtttattttacaaatatttgaagTAAAAATGCAGCAAACTGTAATTTATGCTGTTTATGTTAATTACCAACACTTTTCCAAAACATCTCCACCATAAACTGAAGCATTTCTAacgtttttcttcatcttctaaTAATGAAGTGGACTCTGTGCAGGTTGGTTCTGTGCTTATCAGATCTCAGCCTGATAACTCTGCTCTTCTTCCTGCTCCCAAACAgcagctccactctgtccacacGTTTCCTGGTTCCTCCCCTTCAGATCTGCACTCTGAAGATGGGTGGAACCAACATGTGGTGACGTGGAAGAGCTGCAGGAACACGTGATTTGTAGATCACAGCTCAGACTAGTTTTCAGGAAGGAGGAAGTGAAAGTCACACAGTCGCTGGTAGTGAGAGGAGGAATGGCTCAGAAAGGAGTTCAGCTGGACCGAGAAACCTCTTGTTGCATCTGTCTGGATCTCCTGAAGGATCCGGTCACTACTTCCTGTGGACACAGCTACTGTATGAAGTGTATTAAAGCCCACTGGGATGGAGAGGACCAGAAGAGAATCTACAGCTGCCCTCAGTGCAGGAAGACTTTCACAGCGAGGCCTGACCTGGAGAAAAACACCATGTTAGCAGCTTTAGTGGAGCAGCTGAAGAAGACTGgactccaagctgctgctgctgatcactgCTATGCTGGACCTGAAGATGTGGCCTGTGATTCCTGTTCTGGTAGAAAACTGAAAGCCTTCAAgtcctgtttgttctgtttggcTTCTTTCTGTGAGAATCACCTTCAGCCTCACTATGAGTCTCCAACTTTTAAGAAACACCAGCTGGTGGAGCCCTCCAAGAAcctccaggagaacatctgctctcgTCACGATGAGGTGAAGAAGATGTTCTGTCGTACTGATCAGCAGTCTATCTGttatctctgctctgtggaccAACATAAAGGCCACGACACGgtctcagctgcagcagaaaggacTGAGAGGCAGAAGAAGCTGGAGGTGAGTCGACTGAACatccagcagagaatccaggacaGACGGAAAGATGTGAAGCTGCTTCAACAGGAGCTGAAGGACATCAAGGTCTCTGCTGATAAAACAGTGGAGGACAGTGAGGAGATGTTCACCCAGATGATCCATCTGATCCAGAACAGAAGCTctgaggtggagcagcagatcagatcccAGCAGAAGACCCAAGAGAGTCGAGTCAAAGCGCTCaaggagaagctgcagcaggagatcaGGGATCTGGAGAGGAAAGAGgctgagctgaagcagctcTCAGATACACCAGATCACAGCCAGTTTCTCCACAACTACCCCTCAGTGTCAGCACTCAGTGAGTCCACACACTCATCCAGCATCAGCATCCGTCCTCTGAGACACTTTGAGGacgtgacagcagctgtgaaagAGCTCAGAGGTAAAGTAGAGGACGTTCTGAAGGACACCTGGACAGACATCTCACTGACACTCACTCAGCCAGACGTTTTActgtcagaaccagaaccaggaccagaaccaaaGACCAGAGCTGGATTCATGAGATATTCACGTCAAATCactctggatccaaacacagtaaacagaaaccTGTTATTATCTGAAGGGAACAGAAAAGTAACATTTATGGATCAACAACAGTcttatcctgatcatccagacagattcaCTGAATGGTTTCAGGTTCTGAGTAGagagagtctgactggacgttgttactgggaggtggagtggagaggaggacTAGAAGGAGGAGTTTTTGTATCAGTTTCATACAAGAACATCAGCAGAGCAGGAAGTGGGGCTGAATGTAGATTTGGATGTAATAACAAATCTTGGGCATTAGATTGTTCCCAAAACTGTTATGATTTTTATTACAACAACACTAAAACTCCCGTCTCAGGTCCTCAGTCTTCCAGAGTAGGAGTTTATCTGGATCACAGAGCAGGTATTCTGTCTTTCTACAGCGTCTCTGAAACCATGactctcctccacagagtccagaccacattcactgagcCGCTACATGCTGAACTTTGCATTGATTTTGTTCAAGTGCTGAGTTGTGTGAAGTGAAGTAGAGGGAGGTAACTGAAGGTGCAGTGAGTCTGATTGTGTCTTTGCTTCTTGGACTCATTTAGTCTCCATCATTGCTGCTCACAGCTCgttgttgtttggtttctaCAGAGATCAGCTGTGGATCAAACAGTGAGCGTCAGCACTCCTTGgtcttctcctttcttcttctgctcctctctgacTTTCTTccaactttctccactaaaatgTGACTGTGATTTGTGTGGATGTTTCCAGCCCAGATGTAGTTTGTGCTCTCAGTCGGTAGAGAGGATTTCTTCCACAGGACCGACAAGTGGAAAGTGTGATTTGATCCAGTTTGGGTGTGCAGACGTTTGGTTGAGTCCCGACCCTCATCGGACAGCAGATGTTGTGTGGTTGTGGACTTGATGTTGATTTTCCTGAAGGTGAAACTTCCCCATGAGGCTGTGCTGTTGGTTGAGTGTGGAAGCAGCCACACGTTGAGTCTGCTTTGAAAGCATCACCACACAACAAGTCATGTTTGATGGAGCTTTCTGTTGTTCCTGACAACTTTTCTGACTCGTCACTGAACCGCTGACTGATGCAGTTTTTACACCTcaaatatttaaacatcaacaacaaacagaaaatgtgcatcTGTGTCAGCTTCACACAGAAATCACTCAATTCTTGGtttatttccaacattttattgtaaatatttccatgttttcacgtttcagcttctcagaaactatttttcaatttaaaatctGCGTGGAAATGTAACAGGAAGtgacttttattgttttcctctcatttgAATTCATGTTTCTTCAATCCTGTGTCAGCGATGCGTTTAAGGAACAGCTGAGGTGATGGAAAACTCAGCTTTCTATTCCAATGTGCTTCATGTTTCTTTGACAGAGATCTATGTACAGACtatgttgtatttgtgttttctggggAAATCTGATCATTTTATTCATCTCACATGgtgatgtgtcattttgttgctttgttttgtttccagacTGTCCACAAACTTGTGACTGGGCTTCATGTTAATCTGctaataaacacaataaatgagCAGAAGCTGGATTCTACCGTTGCTGCTGATGTCATCCATTGAAATAAATATTCTCTCCCTAAGCTGCTGGTTTGTTTGCAGTCTGACAGTTGATCTCCTCAGAAAAGGTCCAGACATGAAGAATCCAACGTTAGCATGGTTGAAGTGCAGATTTCCACCTGAACTTTTACCACAATTTACCACAATGTTTCTGTGCTCAATAGTTtgctcacatttttttccttttagtgACTTCCCAgttattcatttaaatgttggtgatgtaaaaaatacagattgtgTCCAAATGTGGACTTTTTAAAGGTAAATCTATGAGCAGCATTTGTTAGATGTGATATTTATCATGTTGGAATTTCTGTTGAAATCCAACTTTATTAGAATTCAGTCAGCAGTTAttattaaatgtttgtttaataGTTGTTAATATATTAGTTATCAGTCAGTCTTTATTAAATCTGGAGGATATAATCCactatgattattattattgttcattATAATAGTAAAAGCGGGAACATTTAGGACTAGAAATGATTTaactgtagtttgtgtttttgtctcattatgGAGCTAAAAATGTTAATTATCAACACTTTTCTGAAGCATTTCTTACAAAAGTGaacaaatttgatttttttctcttaattttatcatcattttataaTAGTTAACTATAATCAGCGCAGACTGACTTAATTTATGGCCTCATTTATTGTTAATATGACGTCAGTAAACGGGTGAAATGGAAGCTTGATGAagcagtgaaccacttcctgctGCTTCCAAACATCTGACAAGCAGAAGAGCGCCATCTGCTGGctctgtgtcagaactgcatctaagtggaaacaactggaaaagcctcaggactgctttGTACCggaataaaagctttaaaaacggtaaatatgtatgtttgtatatacatatatctgTTTAAACATAGAATAATGTTACTTTTAAAGCCACAGTTGAGTAAGAAAGGATGGTTTTATCTTGCTGACTTGTTTCCACTGCATCTGCCGTCTTCTATCTGATGTGTTGATGACAAGtccatcttccaaaaaatcgtaaaaatatctaaaatgattccatatatatcagtaaaacttctaatattttccttaagaacattcacaaaaaaaatcaaccaaaatccagtgaaattttttgtgagtgttctttttttgatacttgtaatttttattttgttttatacatgctcaaaaaaaataaactaaatcaacaataaatagatacaacagaaacaacaaaaatataacaatacattacaacattaaatgacaaaacataaaaacaagggACAAGAcaagaaaggaaaaacaatAATATAAGGTTGCATATTTAGTTTCCATATATATGCTGTAGGAAGGCATCCCATTTCAATTTATGTTTTCCTCCACTGTAGAGGGGAGAAATATGCTCATAGGCAGCAACCATGGATAATGAGCTGTACCAGTCTGAAATCGATGGTGTAAATTTAGATTTCCACCGTTGTACGAGCAACTTTCTTCCAACCATTAATGCAGTCTGAACAAATTCAAGGCTGTTTTTAGAAATGAGTCCCTTTAGCATTGACAGGTTTCCCAGAATGAACAAATGAGCAGAGAAAGGAATGTTAAACTTAATAATGGAGTTCATGGATTCATGTACAGCATTCCAAAAATCTTGCACTTTGGAACAATACCATAACATATGAATTAGTGTACCATTTGTGagtgttcttaaacatttttagcatttcttttttccaccaaaaaatgttcagagatttcccaaaaatgttgaaaatgtggacatcagaagtttcactgtggaaatatgtatttttttccacattttcaaactttaaaacaagttaattttgaccctcaggacgacatgagggttaaactgaAAATAGGTGGATGTGGCAACGAACCGGAGTAATGTGATGATGTCATCTActgttcagtttgtgtgttgtttcagtGTCCTGTCCTTCATGAGTCGTTCCTGTATGATGTGTAACGTGACGTCTACGACGGATTCAGTGAATAATGAAACTACGTCATGTGATGtggagggctggacccaaatatcccgaATATACGAATATtagttcgctacggcggtatccggatattaattttggtatccgaatattcgctccCATCCCCCGTcagacgttaccgggcggaacgaatatgcggcgttactgtcttccctccaccttcggcccacatcggctcatatcggctcatcccgtcctgtgatcacataaacatttacacacatgtctatgtgatcactccttcctccccccagatgaaaataGGAACattcagagctcgtctcttccctttgtcttcggcccacttcggctcctccatttgtgtttcttaccacctgaatgtccgggttgctgccgactctgacgtcacgcttcacttcgttgcataaacacaaaataagatgctgaagacctccgctgtttgggaattcttcagtttaactgaagacaaaacggcAGAAAGGCAGTGTGCAACACAtgcgtccgggagaccagacaaaTGGATCCAAATATTGGGGCGGTCCACCCCCGGACGTTACGGGTTTGTTACTATGCAAGACAGGTCAAAGTTTCAGTCATATAAATTCATTCCAAATCGTGGATATAAAATGAATCCATTTGTCCTAAATTAGGTCAAATTCATCCTTTGAATTTGTAAAGAGtatgtcattttttccattttaaatatttcctttaCTGTTCCCAACCAATCATCAAAAGTTGGTGGGGTTGAATTTAGccgttttcttttcattttcttgtaaCTGACTTCTTATTATGATGTCATTTACAGTGTTACGGTACAATGTTTTATTGATCCTTTGTGTGTTATtaagatgttaaaataaatgccgttacagaaaatgtgctcctgattgttttattttttcagatctCACACTGTTATATGAAGGCAGACAGTGGTTCTACACGCCTCATGAGGTGCCCTTTATTCCCACTGAGCCCCTGCCCCTCAACATGTCTGTGCACGCCCCTGGCTCTGTGTTTGAGTGTGGGTGGGGCGGTAACCAAGAAACAGGGGAGTGGACGGGTCCTGGAAAAGGACAAACGAACGTATTTGGCTTTATTGTGGAGAACTGGGAGAGAATAAGGAGGGGTTCATACTCTCAGCAAAGTAAGCCCAAATCAGCACCTACACTTtagaaaacaaacccaaaaccCCACAACCTGCGACTGATGACATTTGGAAGCgactttacagaaaaacaagcccaaagtGGATTATAATAAGTGGACTGGACAACACTGGATGTCAGCAGCAGTAAACAGGTGACATCAGAGTGGTACtaagacctttttttttactgataaaAGGCAAATATTTGCTGTGAAAAAGACCTTTGACTGTtataaatgctgcttttatgagtgatttaactgcagtttgtgCTGTTGTCTTGTTATTGAGCTAAAAAggttcagtttattttacaaatatttgaagTAAAAATGCAGCAAACTGTAATTTATACTGTTCTGTTAATCATCAACACTTTTCCAAAACATCTCCACCATAAACTGAAGCATTTCTAacgtttttcttcatcttctaaTAATGAAGTGGACTCTGTGCAGGTTGGTTCTGTGCTTATCAGATCTCAGCCTGATAACTCTGCTCTTCTTCCTGCTCCCAAACAgcagctccactctgtccacacGTTTCCTGGTTCCTCCCCTTCAGATCTGCACTCTGAAGATGGGTGGAACCAACATGTGGTGACGTGGAAGAGCTGCAGGAACACGTGATTTGTAGATCACAGCTCAGACTAGTTTCAGGAAGGAGGAAGTGAAAGTCACACAGTCGCTGGTAGTGAGAGGAGGAATGGCTCAGAAAGGAGTTCAGCTGGACCGAGAAACCTTCTCTTGTTCCATCTGTCTGGATCTCCTGAAGGATCCGGTCACTACTTCCTGTGGACACAGCTACTGTATGAAGTGTATTAAAGCCCACTGGGATGGAGAGGACCAGAAGAGAATCTACAGCTGCCCTCAGTGCAGGAAGACTTTCACAGCGAGGCCTGACCTGGAGAAAAACACCATGTTAGCAGCTTTAGTGGAGCAGCTGAAGAAGACTGgactccaagctgctgctgctgatcactgCTATGCTGGACCTGAAGATGTGGCCTGTGATTCCTGTTCTGGTAGAAAACTGAAAGCCTTCAAgtcctgtttgttctgtttggcTTCTTTCTGTGAGAATCACCTTCAGCCTCACTATGAGTCTCCAACTTTTAAGAAACACCAGCTGGTGGAGCCCTCCAAGAAcctccaggagaacatctgctctcgTCACGATGAGGTGAAGAAGATGTTCTGTCGTACTGATCAGCAGTCTATCTGttatctctgctctgtggaccAACATAAAGGCCACGACACGgtctcagctgcagcagaaaggacTGAGAGGCAGAAGAAGCTGGAGGTGAGTCGACTGAACatccagcagagaatccaggacaGACGGAAAGATGTGAAGCTGCTTCAACAGGAGCTGAAGGGCATCAAGGTCTCTGCTGATAAAACAGTGGAGGACAGTGAGGAGATGTTCACCCAGATGATCCATCTGATCCAGAACAGAAGCTctgaggtggagcagcagatcagatcccAGCAGAAGACCCAAGAGAGTCGAGTCAAAGAGCTCaaggagaagctgcagcaggagatcaGGGATCTGGAGAGGAAAGAGgctgagctgaagcagctcTCAGATACACCAGATCACAGCCAGTTTCTCCACAACTACCCCTCAGTGTCAGCACTCAGTGAGTCCACACACTCATCCAGCATCAGCATCCGTCCTCTGAGACACTTTGAGGacgtgacagcagctgtgaaagAGCTCAGAGGTAAAGTAGAGGACGTTCTGAAGGACACTTGGACAAACATCTCACTGACACTCACTCAGCCAGACGTTTTActgtcagaaccagaaccagaaccaaagaCCAGAGCTGGATTCATGAGATATTCACGTCAAATCactctggatccaaacacagcaaacagaaaactgtTATTATCTGAAGGGAACAGAAAAGTAACATTTATGGGTCAACAACAGTcttatcctgatcatccagacagattcaCTGGACGGCCACAGGTTCTGAGTAGagagagtctgactggacgttgttactgggaggtggagtggagagaaGGACTAGGAGGAGTTGATGTATCAGTTTCATACAAGAACATCAGCAGAGCAGGAAGTGGGGATGAATGTGGATTTGGATTTAATAACAAATCTTGGGCATTAGATTGTTCCCAAAACTGTTATGAATTTTGGtacaacaaaactaaaactCCCGTCTCAGGTCCTCGGTCCTCCAGAGTAGGAGTTTATCTGGATCACAGAGCAGGTATTCTGTCTTTCTACAGCGTCTCTGAAACCATGactctcctccacagagtccagaccacattcactgagcCGCTACATGCTGGACTTTACATTTATTATGGAGCAAGTGCTGAGTTGT from the Acanthochromis polyacanthus isolate Apoly-LR-REF ecotype Palm Island chromosome 12, KAUST_Apoly_ChrSc, whole genome shotgun sequence genome contains:
- the LOC127536426 gene encoding LOW QUALITY PROTEIN: tripartite motif-containing protein 16-like (The sequence of the model RefSeq protein was modified relative to this genomic sequence to represent the inferred CDS: inserted 1 base in 1 codon); this translates as MAQKGVQLDRETSCCICLDLLKDPVTTSCGHSYCMKCIKAHWDGEDQKRIYSCPQCRKTFTARPDLEKNTMLAALVEQLKKTGLQAAAADHCYAGPEDVACDSCSGRKLKAFKSCLFCLASFCENHLQPHYESPTFKKHQLVEPSKNLQENICSRHDEVKKMFCRTDQQSICYLCSVDQHKGHDTVSAAAERTERQKKLEVSRLNIQQRIQDRRKDVKLLQQELKDIKVSADKTVEDSEEMFTQMIHLIQNRSSEVEQQIRSQQKTQESRVKALKEKLQQEIRDLERKEAELKQLSDTPDHSQFLHNYPSVSALSESTHSSSISIRPLRHFEDVTAAVKELRGKVEDVLKDTWTDISLTLTQPDVLLSEPEPGPEPKTRAGFMRYSRQITLDPNTVNRNLLLSEGNRKVTFMDQQQSYPDHPDRFTEWFQVLSRESLTGRCYWEVEWRGGLEGGVFVSVSYKNISRAGSGAECRFGCNNKSWALDCSQNCYDFYYNNTKTPVSGPQSSRVGVYLDHRAGILSFYSVSETMTLLHRVQTTFTEPLHAELCIDFXSSAELCEVK
- the LOC127536428 gene encoding tripartite motif-containing protein 16-like, with amino-acid sequence MAQKGVQLDRETFSCSICLDLLKDPVTTSCGHSYCMKCIKAHWDGEDQKRIYSCPQCRKTFTARPDLEKNTMLAALVEQLKKTGLQAAAADHCYAGPEDVACDSCSGRKLKAFKSCLFCLASFCENHLQPHYESPTFKKHQLVEPSKNLQENICSRHDEVKKMFCRTDQQSICYLCSVDQHKGHDTVSAAAERTERQKKLEVSRLNIQQRIQDRRKDVKLLQQELKGIKVSADKTVEDSEEMFTQMIHLIQNRSSEVEQQIRSQQKTQESRVKELKEKLQQEIRDLERKEAELKQLSDTPDHSQFLHNYPSVSALSESTHSSSISIRPLRHFEDVTAAVKELRGKVEDVLKDTWTNISLTLTQPDVLLSEPEPEPKTRAGFMRYSRQITLDPNTANRKLLLSEGNRKVTFMGQQQSYPDHPDRFTGRPQVLSRESLTGRCYWEVEWREGLGGVDVSVSYKNISRAGSGDECGFGFNNKSWALDCSQNCYEFWYNKTKTPVSGPRSSRVGVYLDHRAGILSFYSVSETMTLLHRVQTTFTEPLHAGLYIYYGASAELCEVK